In the genome of Calothrix sp. PCC 6303, the window TCTTGAGATTCCCAATTTTCAATAATCCCACTCCTCACCACCCCTTCCACCCATTCGTTTCCCCCTATTTCTCCCCTCCTCGCAAGCGTGGGGGTGGGGTTCCTCAAATCCTGAATTAACAAATTACAAACCTTTTGCGTTAATAAAGGTTGTCCTCCCGTCCAAGCTAAAACTTCCCTCATCACAGCTTGGGGATTCTCAACCTTCCCCTCTAAACCCTGTGCTAGAGGTGCAATTTCATCTAATCTAAAACCATCAAGTTGAATTGCTGTGCCAATATTAAATGGGGTTCTTTCCTCATCTTTAATTAAATCCGCAGGTGTTGCCACCCCAAACAAAGCAAAAGTCAAACGCTTATATTCAGCCTTAAAAGAACGTCTTTGGTAGCAACTTCTAATCAAAGCAAAAAAATCATCCGCCGGAAAATCTAAGCGGAGAATACTATCAATTTCATCCAGAAAAATTACAATATTTTGATTAACATTTGGCAGCAATAACTCATCAAAAAGTTTACCCAAACGTCGCACCGGAGTAATTTCAATTGACTTCTCCCACCACACAGCCAAATCTTCCGGTTCAACAAAATTAAGCTCGGTCAATAAACTATCAACAATACTTCCATACCACTGTTCCAGAGTAATATCCTGGCTACCCAACCCCGAAATATCAATTACAGCACAAGCAAAACCATCCGCTTGCAGCCGTTTCATTGTTCGCACCAACAAGCTTGTTTTCCCCATCTGCCGGGAGTTAAAAACATAACAAAGCTCCCCTGCCTTCAATCCGTAATAAAGGTCAGAATCCGCTTGCCGTCTTACATAGCTAGGAGCATCCTCCTCTAAACTGCCACCAACTTTATACTCGTAATCTCCCGTCATAATTTAATTTCTAGTAGAGAAAAAATACATCTTTCGTAGGGATTTAGCATTGCTAAATCCCTACAACGTGGCTATTTATTAACCTACACTTGTTCCTAGTATTGTAGGGTGAGTTAGAACGGAGTTCGTAACGCACCAAATCCTTGATTATTGTGCATTACGCTGTTGCGGCTATACAAACCCTACAGGTATCTTGAGTTTAATTTCCAGAATATTGAGTACGTATTGAGTTGCTATTGACTCACAATTGACTCGTAATTGACTTTACCAAACAAATACCGATCCTGTAAGCTGAACCTTGTAGTGTTTTTGTCACTCAGCCATGCCACGCGGAATCAGAGTTCGTCCAGATTGCATCACCCTCGTCAAGCAAAGAACCTTACAAAAAGGATTTACCCGTCAAATCGATTTAGCTGAGAGAATCAATCGAGGACAATCCACAGCTTACAGTTTTCTCAATGGCAAACCAGTTGACTACCTGAATTTTTTAGAATTTTGCAACCTATTAAACTTCGACATCCAAGAAATCGCCGATTTTGAAGCACTCGCAGATATATATACAGAGAAAACACAAATAGAGAAACCACAAAAAACAAATAATTCTCCCCCCTCATCTTCCCCATTACCAGAACTCGAATATCCAGAAGGGCAAGTACCATTAAATTCTCCCTTCTACGTAGAACGTTCTCCCATCGAACAGCGCTGTTACGAAGAAATCAAAAAACCTGGTTCCCTCATCCGCATCAAAGCACCGCAACACATGGGAAAATCTTCACTCCTAGCGCGGATTCTCCAGGAAGCAGAAAACCAAGGCAACAGAACAGTAGAAATCGATTTTCAATTAGTAGAAGAAGAATTTTTCAGCGACTTTAACAAATTTATCCACTGGTTTTGTGATACTGTCGCCGAAGGAGTAGCGGGAAATAATCGAGAATTACTCGAAAAATTGCTGCAACAACTGGACGAACATTGGAAAACGGGACAGCGCTTTGGTTACATGAAAACATGTAAAAATTACTTTGAGCGCTACTTATTCCCAGAAATCAACCAACCCTTAGTTTTAGGTTTAGAAGCAGTCGATAGATTATTTGCATATCCCAAAATCTACAAGGATTTTTTCGGATTATTGCGTGCTGTCCACGAAGAAGCCAAACGTCGGGATATTTGGAAACAACTGCGGCTAGTATTAGCATATTCCACCGAAGTCTACGCTTACGGACCAGTAGATATCAATCAGTCACCCTTTAATGTCGGTTTGGCATTAGATTTACCAGAATTTACCCACGAACAAGTAAAAGATTTAACCCAACGTCATCAACTCAATTGGAGCGATACAGAGGTAGAAAAGTTGATGGGATTGGTGTCAGGACACCCTTTTTTAGTGCGTTTAGCTCTGTATAAAATTGCTCGGCAAGAAATCAATTTAGCTGAATTTTTGCAAACCGCAGCCACAGCACAAGGTATATATAGTAGACACCTGCAACATCTAGAAGAGATTTTGCAGCAACAACCAGAATTACAGACAGCAATGCAGGAAGTTGCTAGCAGCGATAATCCGGTAAATCTGCCAACTGCCATCAGATTCAAGTTACACAGCATGGGATTAGTACATTTACATGGTAACGAAGTCACACCCAGATGCCAGTTATACCGTCAATATTTTTGCAGTCATTAACAAGACTTAGAATACTCAAAGTAAAAAAATACCCAATATTCAAAAGACAATTTACTCAATTAAATCAATTCAAATAAAATTATAACGCCCGCTTGTACTCAAGTTTCAGTTTAGGAAACTAAAGTTATCGAGTTCAACAGGCAATTCAATGTTACACAAAAAACTTCAGGCTACATTATTCGGAACCGTCGCTGGAATTACCGCTATTTATGGTTCTCTTTTCGTTGCAGTTACCCCAGTTCGCGCAGATGACGCTGAATATAGTGGTCAAGTTCGTACCCAATTAATGGCAGCTGCGATTAGAGTCGGCTTGGAAGGCTACAGTTTAACTCATGATCCTTTTATAGATGTACTCGACCACGGTCGCTCTGACTATATTACATTAAATCTACGTGCAGGTACATCATACGGCATAGTTGGCGTGTGTGATAGTGATTGTCGAGATTTAGATATTTCTCTCTATGATAGCCGAGGAAATCGTGTTGCTTCTGATTTGGGAAATGATGATATTCCTACTATCACCATAAATCCTTCTCGCAGTGGAACCTATCGAATCCGTGTAGATATGGCTAGTTGCGATACCAGAAATTGTTACTACGGTATCGGTGCATTTGGTCAGTAAAACTAAATCATTACGCCAACAAAGGAGCGAAGAGACAAATGTTCTGTATTTATTACATTTATGTATTATGTAACTTTGCTCCTTTGATATCTTCTCAAGCCACAAAAATATTAACTTACCGCTTCATAAATAAATCCCAATTCCATCCAAAACCCTATTTAACCAACTTTGGGATTTAAGCAACATCTTCTGTGTCGGGATCTGTCTTGCAAACTTTAACGGAGGCAGAAGCCCCCGTTAAGTTTGCGCTAAATCCCCATTACAAAACTGACTCATGACTTATTACTCATTTTTTAGCCTTCCTAACAATCAGGGAAACAAAACCATGCTGTCTAAAATCCAGAATCAATTCAAATCTGCCCTAGTTATCTCTGCTTTACTTTCGGCTACATTACCCATCGCACCAGCCAAATCCCAAACTTCACAACCTTTACAAACCAATTTCAGCCAAACACAACAACTCACACAAGCCAATTTAGTCGCAGAAGATGTTAAACCATCAGTCGTGCGGGTAGTTGTTGGTTGCAAAGCCAAAGTTTACTCACCCAATACTGGTAAAATCTATGAGTTGGAAAAAATCACAGGTCATGGTTCTGGATTCTTTGTAAATCCCAATGGTTACGCTGCTACCAACGCCCATGTTACCAACCCAGAGGATTGCCAGCAAATTCTTCGAGCAGATTTAGCTGCAAAACTTGAAGCTGACGGAGAAACATTAGAAAATGTCGAAGCCGAATTAAAGTGGATTGAAACCAAACCAATTCAATTAGTATATTTACCAAATCAAGAACAGCTACCTTTTGAAATTATTAATTTTGGTGCAGTTGCAGGTGAAGGTAAGGATGTTTCCATCATCAAAGTTAATCTAATTAATGCACCAGTTCTCAAACTTGCCGAATCCAACCAAGTCAAACTCTTAGACTCTGTAACCGTGGTGGGATATCCGGGATTAGTTGAAACAATTCCTGTATTTAACGAAGAATCCTTCTACGAAGCTAGTTTTACTCGTGGTCAAATTTCGGCTAAGAAAAACCTGAAAGATGGTACACCAATTCTCCAAATTACTGCCCCTGTACCTAAAGGGAACTCCGGTGGTCCCGTTCTCAATGATAACGGAGAAGTTATCGGTTTAGTCACCTTTGGTCCTGATGATAATTTTACCTTTATTTTCACCAGTGATACCATCCAAGAGTTTCTCGACTCTGCCAATATTAGTAATCAACAGGGATTGGTAAATCAGACATACCGCGAAGGATTACAATTGTACAGTCGAGGTGAATACAGCCAAGCATTACGGAAATTTGAGTTAGTCAAACGGTTATTTCCCCAGCATTCAGAGGTGGAAAATTACCTTGACAAATGTCAACAAGTTGTAGCTAACGGTAATTAGCTGATTGCACAAAGGCTAATATTTTTTCAGAACAGCAAAAAGACTGGTGTTGTCCATAACCCAGTCTTTTTAAATGCACCTAACCAGTGAAGAATATGTCAATTAACAAGCAGTAAGTATGTAGCTACAAATAAAGTCAACTGGGCTTCTAGCCTGCATAAAAGAGGCTAGAAGCCTGTTC includes:
- a CDS encoding AAA-like domain-containing protein — translated: MPRGIRVRPDCITLVKQRTLQKGFTRQIDLAERINRGQSTAYSFLNGKPVDYLNFLEFCNLLNFDIQEIADFEALADIYTEKTQIEKPQKTNNSPPSSSPLPELEYPEGQVPLNSPFYVERSPIEQRCYEEIKKPGSLIRIKAPQHMGKSSLLARILQEAENQGNRTVEIDFQLVEEEFFSDFNKFIHWFCDTVAEGVAGNNRELLEKLLQQLDEHWKTGQRFGYMKTCKNYFERYLFPEINQPLVLGLEAVDRLFAYPKIYKDFFGLLRAVHEEAKRRDIWKQLRLVLAYSTEVYAYGPVDINQSPFNVGLALDLPEFTHEQVKDLTQRHQLNWSDTEVEKLMGLVSGHPFLVRLALYKIARQEINLAEFLQTAATAQGIYSRHLQHLEEILQQQPELQTAMQEVASSDNPVNLPTAIRFKLHSMGLVHLHGNEVTPRCQLYRQYFCSH
- a CDS encoding S1C family serine protease: MLSKIQNQFKSALVISALLSATLPIAPAKSQTSQPLQTNFSQTQQLTQANLVAEDVKPSVVRVVVGCKAKVYSPNTGKIYELEKITGHGSGFFVNPNGYAATNAHVTNPEDCQQILRADLAAKLEADGETLENVEAELKWIETKPIQLVYLPNQEQLPFEIINFGAVAGEGKDVSIIKVNLINAPVLKLAESNQVKLLDSVTVVGYPGLVETIPVFNEESFYEASFTRGQISAKKNLKDGTPILQITAPVPKGNSGGPVLNDNGEVIGLVTFGPDDNFTFIFTSDTIQEFLDSANISNQQGLVNQTYREGLQLYSRGEYSQALRKFELVKRLFPQHSEVENYLDKCQQVVANGN